TGGGGCACAGGGACATGAGCCAGGCTCCCGGGGAGAGACTCCCCCTTCTGAGCCCCTCGCCTGCATCTGCGTGGGGCACAGGGACATGAGCCAGGCTCCCGGGGAGAGACCCCCCTTCTGAGCCCCTCGCCTCCATCTGTGTGGGGCACAGGGACAAGAGCCAGGCTCCCAGGGAGAGACTCCCCCTTCTGAGCCCCTCGCCTCCATATGCGTGGGGCACAAGGACATGAGCCAGACTCCCCCTTCTGAGCCCCTCGCCTCCATCTGCGTGGGGCACAAGGACATCAGCCAGGCTCCCGGGAAGAGACCCCTTTGAGCACCCCGCCTACCCCTTCGCCTCCATCTGCGTGGGGCACAGGGACATGAGCCAGGCTCCTGGGGAGAGACTCCCCCTTCTGAGCCCCTCGCCTCCATCTGCGTGGGGCACAGGGACATCAGCCAGGCTCCCGGGGAGAGAAGGCCCCTAACGTACCCCCTCGCTCTCCATCTGCAGGGTCAGCACAGCCTCCTAGGGACAGAGATCCCTCCTCTTAGTCCCCTCTCATCTCGCACTCAGTCTGCAGGGGCAGCAAGGTCAGTCTGGAGGCTGCCCCCCCGACTCCGGCGCCACATCTCACCTGCTCAGCGTAGAGGTCATCGCGGTCATGCATGTGCTGGTGCTTGCCCAGGTCTGTGGTGATCTCGCCCACCTCAGTGTAGAACTGCACATCTGTGTGCCGCTTCTTCCCAAACATGATGGCGTtctgggggagtggaggggaggcaTGAAGGCTCCACTGTCTCTCACACCCCACATCATCCCCCGGGTCAAACCCtgccagaaacctcccccagccctgcacagagcaggggaagACCAGGCCAGGAGATGGTTCCTGGGGACACAGGGCCCTACCTTGAGGTGGAAGTGCAGCACAATGATCATCTCCCCGTCGCAGGGCTGGAACAGCGCGTGTTTGATGTTGTTGTACAGAATGTCGACCTTGTCTCCTCGCACGGACGTGAAGCGGAAACCTGCCCAAGAGATCGACAGTGAGAGGGGACCCTTGGGCTGGAGCCGAgcgggctggggaaaggggcccCTACCATTGACATGGGCCTCCAGCGAGCCTTGCATCCTCTTCTGAGCGATGTTGGGCCGGATGTACAGGTCCTTTAGCTTGGGGTTGCTCCGGTTCAGATTAATGATGAGCGAGTCTTGCTTGACGATGCCCTAGAGAGACACGAGGAGAGCCAGGGAGTGAGATCCCGCGGAGCACAGAGCCCCAGGTCTGGTAAGTGTCTCTGCCTGACATCAGGATCCGGGGTCAGCTTTCCCCAGGCTCCCAGGGGCTCCCCGCTCCTGGctcacctccttctccttctcctccgccTCCCGGGTTTTGTAGCGTTTCTGCACCTCCTTGATGATGCGGAAAGCGTTCTGCAGGTTGAGGGCTGGCACCGTCTGCTCACCCGGCGTCTTCATGTTGGAGGCACGATACGTGCTGGGGGAGGTGCGGTGAGCAGTTACTGGGCGTAACAGCACTGCACGCCCAGGGCATCCAGACGCCCAGCCCCCACAGGACGCTGGTGCCCAGTCTCCCCGCTGCCCCATGCAGCAGGCTGTCAAGCTTCCCCATGTACAGAGGCAAGAgcccaggtcacacagccagactgtgccagagccaggagtaccgagtcccagcccagcctggggctTGAGGGGGCTgtagggcaggggctggagaggcCCCCGGGGCAGCACGGGAATTGGGGAAAGTCTTCCAGGCagtgggcagagggtggggaaggcagaAGGGGGCACTCACATCTCCTTGACGAAGGTGGCCTCGGGGTTGGGGAAGATGTTGCCCTCGTTGCGCCCCAGGGCACTGCCTGGGCAGTAGAAGTTGATGCGCAAGTAGGTGTAGTCACCCTCCACCGACATGCTGATGTTCTGCACCacaaggaggtgggggggcagtCAAGCTGTGCGCCCTGAATGCAGCTGGGGCCTTCTCTGTACCCTGCTCCCATCTGTaaaccacccccctccccagctccattCCCCAGAGCTCCTGCCTGTAACCCCGCCACttgccagggctccagcctgtaTGGCCCCTAGAGACAGGGCCTCTGGGGGAAACAGCCCCCACTTTCCTTCGAGCTGAAGAACCAACACCCCCCTCAACCCAACAGGTTTCctaacccctccctgccccgtgTGCTGAGTAGTCACCTCCCTAGGCTGACGGTGGCCACGCAGAAGTATGCAGGGTCCGCATTACCCAGCCCCACACACCTTAATGGTGGCGATGTGGAAGGGCGTGGCGATGCCAAAGACTGGCATGATGACAGTCTCGTATTTCTTGTCAATGTAGATTTTCATTTCCCGGATGTGCGGCTCCTTGGGCATCAGCGATGGGTTCTTGTAGGAGATGTTCGATTTGCGGGccctgggcggggtgggggaaaggTGAAACCCCGCACAGCCCCcgccccagggctcccagatATCCAGCAGGCACACACAGTCTCCTCCGAAACACAGCACAGCCCCCCAGGGTCCCAGATATCCAGCAGGCACACATAGCCTCCTCTGAAACATAGCACAGTCCCCACAGATATCTAGCGGGCGCACACAGCCTCCTCCGAAACATAGCACAGTCCCCCAGGATCCCCAGATATCCAGCGGGCACACATAGCCTCCTCCGAAACACAGCACAGTCCCCCTAGATATCCAGTGGGGGCACACAGCCTGCTCTGAAACACAACAGAGCCCCCAGGGGTCCCCTGATATCCAGCAGGCACATACAGCCTCCTCCGAAATGCAGAACAGCCCCCCAGGGTCCCAGATATCCAGCAGGTACACACAGCTTCCCTCCGAAACACAGCACAGTCcccccagagtcccctcccactcACTTCTAGAGTCActgcccttcctgccccctgagtTCCCCCCCTCACTTCTGGATCTGCTGCTCGCCCTTCTGCTCTGTCAGCCGCCGCTTGGCCTCCTCGTTAAGCTGCATAGCCAGCTCTTTCTGGTGGGCTCGACGCTTCTCCTCTGCCGTCAGCTCGTTCTGGGGGAGCAGGAATGCGAGTGAGGCCTAGATCCCAGCTCAGCAGCCTAGCCACCGCCCTGCCCCGAGCCAGCCCCGCAGTCATAAGGACCACTTATCCCCAGTCCCATAGGAGCGGGGCCCCCAGCGCCTCCCTTGTGGGAATTAGCTCCCCTAGCCCCATCTGAGCTGCAGGACCCCCGACAGGCGTCCCATGTGGGCTCTTCAGCCCaaccagccctgcccagctccccatgAAAGGAGGGGAACTGCACCCGTGTCCGCTCcgtcagcagtgctgctgctcgGGAACTACGCCCCAGCAGGTCTTCAGCCtcgtccttctcctcctcttcctcctcctcatcttcgtTCTGTGGGAGACAGGCAGAATGGTCAgagctgctgcccccaccctttaCACCTCTGCCCCAAAGTTGCCCTGCACTCTTCATCCTCCACCCCCCTGGGAATTACGCTGGGGATGTTCACTGGCTTGTATTCTGCAGAACATCAGACCAGAGGGTTGTAATGATCCCTTCTGCCTTGGGACCTACAAATCTATGAAATTTTGCCACTTTGTCCCCCAACATCTCCCCAGTCCCACCCGCACCCAGCACCTTGGGGATCTTCTGTCgtcccctgccctcctccacGCAGAACTCACTGCCCCTGAAGCATGGGAGACCCCCAGGCCCTACTCTGATATTGAATCTGTCTTCCCTCCACCTCTCCCAGCCTCACCTTGAGGAAGATGCCAACGTTCTTAACCTTCTTCTTAACAGAGGTGAGGATGGTGGCCGGGCCGTCCTTGGACAGTAAAGGCAAAGTCAGAGGGGGGAGTGGATGGCACCCCATAAATCCACGTGGGGGCAGAGATGCAGAAAATATTCACCGTGTATGCCCCCCATCCACCAGCACGGTATCCCCCAAATAACTCTGCGCGCCTCCCATCCACCAGCACAGTGCCTCCCAAATaaccctccgcccccccccccactgaccAGCACGGTGTCCCCCAGATAACCTTgagaccccttccccccccatccaCCAGCATGGTGCCCCacaaataaccttgcgaccccacTCCCACACCCACCTCATCCACCAGCACGGTGTCCCCAATGAACAGTGCATATGTTCGCTCCTCTGGTTTCTTCCCCTCCTTGTTGGTCAGGTCGGAGAAGCCCACGTTGATGCTGAATACCATCCCTGCCAGTCAGATAGGAAAGGGGGTGACACGGCTCAGAGGGGTCCaggctggggtagcagggccCGGGGGACATGCAGGGATGGCAGCTGTCGCCAACCAGTCCACATGCACAGGGAGCAGGGCGCACGGAGCTATCCCCTCCCCTCATAGGCTTTAGGGGAGCTCCTTGCCTGCAGGAGAAGGGCTGCATGGGGGGGGTGCATGGCCTGGGTATCTGACTGTGAGGACAAGGGAGGTTTCTCCCCATAACTGAGCTGGCTCTGAGAGCATGGGGCTGTGATGACATCAGTGGGAAGGGAGCTGTGTGTGCGTGGGGGTGTCTTACCTTTCTTGAGCCGGTGCTGGTTCTTGCTGTTGATGACGAGGGAGCCCTCTCTGAACTCGATGCCCATGGCAAATCTGGGAGGAATCCAGAAGGCAGATTGGTTACCCATAGCCTCTATGGCCCTCTGGCCCTGTGTTACCCTCTGGCCCTGACAATGCTCGCTGCCCTACACTAGCTGGGCAGGGATTGCAGGCACCATTCCAGCAGGAGCCTGGCGCCTCTCCCCTAAGCCAGGCTGagcagtgcaggctctgggcgcagaggggctgggctggaacctggagcagGGTTCTCTTCTCCTAGGTCCTGGGTGCTCACGCTCAGCAGACTCAGGAGGCGGTGCAGGGTGCGCGGTGCATGTGGGTTTGTGTAGTGGGAGTTGGGGGCGGTTTCTTACCCCAGGTTCTTGGTGATCTTGTTTAACAGCTCTGGCTTCTGCTTCTTCACCACATCCATGATGGCAGCATAGACCTCGCACAGCTTCACGCCTGGGGGAGTCTCAGCATGAGCACCAGGCAGCGTGatgtcctccccttccctcccacgtGGGCCAGGGCAGCATcatgtccctcctcccccgccggGGTGGGGCAATGCAACATCCTTCACCCCCCCTCCACCCATGAGACAGCATGACGCCCCCCACACttccccagcacccccacccctacTCACCATGCCGCAGCTCCTTGagcagctcctcctgcagctgcagcagaaagGTGTAATTGTCCTGCACCTCCTGAGGTGGGTCCACCATGAGCGTGCGCACCAGGTTGGAGCAATAGGATTTGTAGCGGATGCCCATGGCACAGGTGATGGCCCCGAAGTGCATGTGGTTCTTGTCACTGGGGGATGGACAGAGAGAGGCGGATTTCGGGGAGGCGCTAGTCATGGGCTTGGCGTGGGGTGTctgggggctgggccaggagtCCCTGGAGCTTGGAAAAGGCAGGGCCAGCCAGACCAACCCAACCCAACCAGCAGGACCAGCTCCCCGACTCCTCTCTAGAGACCGACCGTTCCCTTTCAGCCAACAAGTGTCCAGCATTGGGCGGTTCTCGGGGAAGCGAGGttgggccctggccctggccttaCCGCTCAGCAACGGTAGGGGTGGGATACTGGGGTGGAAGAGAGGGTTAGGAGCCCTGTTGGCACTGACCTGACAACGCTGAACTTGAGGTTGTAGTTGCCGCCACTCTGGATGATGGGGGGATAGCACATCTCCACTGTGGAGGGGTCAGCCCCTGACAGGTACTTCTTCTCCTCGATAGCCTTCTCCACTGACTCTGCCAGCTTGCTGTGCCGCACTTTCTGTGGGGCACATGGAAACTTCAAGTAGGAACAGCCAGACGGACTGCAGGATTCGCCCCCCCAGACCCCTCCCATTCGCGGCTCNNNNNNNNNNNNNNNNNNNNNNNNNNNNNNNNNNNNNNNNNNNNNNNNNNNNNNNNNNNNNNNNNNNNNNNNNNNNNNNNNNNNNNNNNNNNNNNNNNNNNNNNNNNNNNNNNNNNNNNNNNNNNNNNNNNNNNNNNNNNNNNNNNNNNNNNNNNNNNNNNNNNNNNNNNNNNNNNNNNNNNNNNNNNNNNNNNNNNNNNNNNNNNNNNNNNNNNNNNNNNNNNNNNNNNNNNNNNNNNNNNNNNNNNNNNNNNNNNNNNNNNNNNNNNNNNNNNNNNNNNNNNNNNNNNNNNNNNNNNNNNNNNNNNNNNNNNNNNNNNNNNNNNNNNNNNNNNNNNNNNNNNNNNNNNNNNNNNNNNNNNNNNNNNNNNNNNNNNNNNNNNNNNNNNNNNNNNNNNNNNNNNNNNNNNNNNNNNNNNNNNNNNNNNNNNNNNNNNNNNNNNNNNNNNNNNNNNNNNNNNNNNNNNNNNNNNNNNNNNNNNNNNNNNNNNNNNNNNNNNNNNNNNNNNNNNNNNNNNNNNNNNNNNNNNNNNNNNNNNNNNNNNNNNNNNNNNNNNNNNNNNNNNNNNNNNNNNNNNNNNNNNNNNNNNNNNNNNNNNNNNNNNNNNNNNNNNNNNNNNNNNNNNNNNNNNNNNNNNNNNNNNNNNNNNNNNNNNNNNNNNNNNNNNNNNNNNNNNNNNNNNNNNNNNNNNNNNNNNNNNNNNNNNNNNNNNNNNNNNNNNNNNNNNNNNNNNNNNNNNNNNNNNNNNNNNNNNNNNNNNNNNNNNNNNNNNNNNNNNNNNNNNNNNNNNNNNNNNNNNNNNNNNNNNNNNNNNNNNNNNNNNNNNNNNNNNNNNNNNNNNNNNNNNNNNNNNNNNNNNNNNNNNNNNNNNNNNNNNNNNNNNNNNNNNNNNNNNNNNNNNNNNNNNNNNNNNNNNNNNNNNNNNNNN
The window above is part of the Chelonoidis abingdonii isolate Lonesome George chromosome 14, CheloAbing_2.0, whole genome shotgun sequence genome. Proteins encoded here:
- the SUPT16H gene encoding FACT complex subunit SPT16 — encoded protein: MCYPPIIQSGGNYNLKFSVVSDKNHMHFGAITCAMGIRYKSYCSNLVRTLMVDPPQEVQDNYTFLLQLQEELLKELRHGVKLCEVYAAIMDVVKKQKPELLNKITKNLGFAMGIEFREGSLVINSKNQHRLKKGMVFSINVGFSDLTNKEGKKPEERTYALFIGDTVLVDEDGPATILTSVKKKVKNVGIFLKNEDEEEEEEEKDEAEDLLGRSSRAAALLTERTRNELTAEEKRRAHQKELAMQLNEEAKRRLTEQKGEQQIQKARKSNISYKNPSLMPKEPHIREMKIYIDKKYETVIMPVFGIATPFHIATIKNISMSVEGDYTYLRINFYCPGSALGRNEGNIFPNPEATFVKEITYRASNMKTPGEQTVPALNLQNAFRIIKEVQKRYKTREAEEKEKEGIVKQDSLIINLNRSNPKLKDLYIRPNIAQKRMQGSLEAHVNGFRFTSVRGDKVDILYNNIKHALFQPCDGEMIIVLHFHLKNAIMFGKKRHTDVQFYTEVGEITTDLGKHQHMHDRDDLYAEQMEREMRHKLKTAFKNFIEKVEALTKEELEFEVPFRDLGFNGAPYRSTCLLQPTSSALVNCTEWPPFVVTLDEVELIHFERVQFHLKNFDMVIVYKDYSKKVTMINAIPVASLDPIKEWLNSCDLKYTEGVQSLNWTKIMKTIVDDPEGFFEQGGWSFLEPEGEGSDAEVGESESEIEDETFNPSEDEYEEEEEDSDEDYSSEAEESDYSKESMGSEEESGKDWDELEEEARKADRESRYEEEEEQSRSLSRKRKGPAHSSSRRSSHSRSPGRSSGPPKKKRK